The Sphingomonas donggukensis genomic interval CGTCTTCGAAGCCGGTACCAGCTTCTTCCGACAAGGTCTTGAGATAGCTTGCCTGCGCGCCGGTCATCGGCTCGTCGCCGGTGGTCCAGTCGTCGGGATCCTTCTCGGCATTGCCGGTCGGGTGATCCTTGGGATTGTCGTGTTGGGCGTCGGACATCGTGAAATTCCTTCCACGATGCCCAACGCCGATGTTCCTTATCCGTTCCAGCTCTGGTAGGGCAGGTCGAGGTCGTCAGCGACCGCCTTGTACGCGATCTTGCCGTTGTACACGTTCAGGCCCGCCGCCAGGTGCGGGTCGGCCTTCATTGCGGCTTCGGCGCCCATGTTGGCGAGCTTCAGCGCGAACGGCAGCGTCGCATTGTTGAGCGCAAAGGCGGACGTGCGGGCGACTGCGCCCGGCATGTTGGCAACGCAGTAATGGATCACGCCGTCGACCTCGAAGACGGGATCCTCGTGCGTGGTCGCATGGCTGGTTTCGAAGCAACCGCCCTGATCGATGGCGATATCGACCAGCACCGACCCGCGCTTCATCGTCTTCAGCATGTCGCGCGTGACGAGCTTCGGCGCCGCGGCCCCCGGCACCAGCACCGCGCCGATGACCAGATGCGCGTTCTTCACCGCCGCCGCGATCGCAGCCTTCGAGGCATAAGCGGTCTTGATCTGGCTGGAGAAGAACATGTCGAGTTCGGCGAGACGGTCGTTCGAGATGTCGTAGATGGTGACGTCGGCACGCATCCCGACCGCCATCTGCGCGGCGTTGACGCCGGAGACGCCGCCGCCGAGGATCGCGACCTTCGCCGGCGCGACGCCGGGGACGCCGCCGAGCAGCACGCCGCGGCCACCCTGTTCCTTTTCGAGGTAGTGCGCGCCGACCTGCACCGACATGCGGCCAGCGACCTCCGACATCGGCTTCAGCAGCGGCAGGCCGCCGCGTGGGCCGGTCACCGTCTCATAGGCGATGCAGGTCGCGCCCGACTTCATCAGCCCCTCGGCCTGCGGCTTGTCGGCGGCGAGGTGAAGGTAGGTGAACAGCACGTGGCGCGGCTCGAGCAGGGCGATCTCGCTCGCCTGCGGCTCCTTCACCTTCACGATCATGTCGCTCTGCGCGAACACGTCCGCCGGCGTACCGACAATGCGCGCGCCGACGTCAACATAATCCTGGTCGTCGAAATCGATTCCCGAACCGGCCTGCGTCTCCACGATCACTTCGTGGCCCGCGGCGACGAGTTCGGCGACCGACGGCGGGGTCAGCCCGACG includes:
- a CDS encoding DUF3072 domain-containing protein; the encoded protein is MSDAQHDNPKDHPTGNAEKDPDDWTTGDEPMTGAQASYLKTLSEEAGTGFEDGLTKAEASKRIDALQAETGRGQ
- the ald gene encoding alanine dehydrogenase encodes the protein MRIGVPKEIKNHEYRVGLTPPSVAELVAAGHEVIVETQAGSGIDFDDQDYVDVGARIVGTPADVFAQSDMIVKVKEPQASEIALLEPRHVLFTYLHLAADKPQAEGLMKSGATCIAYETVTGPRGGLPLLKPMSEVAGRMSVQVGAHYLEKEQGGRGVLLGGVPGVAPAKVAILGGGVSGVNAAQMAVGMRADVTIYDISNDRLAELDMFFSSQIKTAYASKAAIAAAVKNAHLVIGAVLVPGAAAPKLVTRDMLKTMKRGSVLVDIAIDQGGCFETSHATTHEDPVFEVDGVIHYCVANMPGAVARTSAFALNNATLPFALKLANMGAEAAMKADPHLAAGLNVYNGKIAYKAVADDLDLPYQSWNG